The Flavobacterium sp. K5-23 genome segment GTACACAGGAGCCCTAGAAGCTTTTTTAGACAACGAGGTACCAGTAGATCATATCATTCGTTGGAATGTTCCTGGAAGTTTCGAACTTATTTACGGATGTAAAAAAATGTTGCAAACGCAAAATGTAGATGCAGTTATCGCAATTGGATGTGTTATTCAAGGTGAAACTAAACATTTTGATTTTGTTTGTGAAGGTGTAGCTCAAGGTATAAAGGATTTAAATGTTCAAACAGATATTCCTGTTATCTTTTGTGTACTGACTGATAATACGATGCAACAATCTTTAGATAGAAGCGGTGGTATTCACGGTAATAAAGGTACAGAAGCGGCTATAGCGGCTATAAAAATGGCTTTTATCCGTCAACAGGCATCTTTAACTCATCAATATAAAAAACCTGCTTTGCTTTCTTCAGGCCAACTTCAAATTGAAGATTTGCCTCTGAAATTAGAAGAGTAAAAAAGTTTATATAAATACTTTTAAAACCTATACTGTTTTCTAAATAGTATAGGTTTTTTTTTGTTTTATTTATGATGAACTAAACTATAAAACCCCATAGAATTTCATTAAATTTGTGCACTTTGGTTTCTAAATTCAAACCTTATCCTAGTGCCAGCGAACTGGTGAATCAAATTTTAATTAATTTTTTTTTAATGTCGAGTATCATTCAATTACTTCCTGATCATGTTGCCAACCAAATTGCTGCTGGAGAAGTCGTGCAAAGGCCCGCTTCTGTAGTCAAAGAACTTATGGAAAACGCTGTTGATGCAAGGGCAACCGATATAAAATTAATTATAAAGGATGCTGGAAAATCATTAGTTCAGGTTATTGACAACGGTTTAGGAATGAGCGTAACCGATGCGCGTTTGTGTTTTGAGCGTCATGCCACTTCCAAAATACGTTTAGCCGAGGATTTGTTCTCTTTGCATACCAAAGGATTTCGTGGTGAAGCCTTGGCCTCTATTGCCGCAATTGCGCATGTGGAAATGAAAACCAAACAAGATCAGGAAGAGTTAGGAACGCATCTTATTATTGAAGGAAGTAAGTTTGTTTCTCAAGAGGTTGCTGTTCTGCCTAAAGGAACTTCTTTTGCAGTAAAAAATTTATTTTTCAATATTCCCGCCAGACGTAATTTTTTGAAGTCGGATACAGTTGAGTACCGCCATATCGTAGATGAATTTCAACGTATCGCATTGGCACACCCTAACATACATTTTACTTTTTATCATAATGGGAGCGATATGTTCAATTTGCCTCCATCAACACTGAGACAGCGAATTGTCAATGTTTTTTCGGGTAAAACCAATGAAAAATTAGTTCCTGTTCAAGAAGATACTGAGATAGTTACCGTTCAAGGTTTTGTAAGTAAACCGGAGTTTGCCAAGAAAAACCGTGGAGAACAATTTTTCTTTGTGAATGATCGCTTTATTAAAAGTGGTTATTTGCACCATGCCGTTATGGCTGCCTATGACGGTATTTTAAAAGATGGTACTCAGCCCAGTTATTTTTTATATTTATCGGTTCCCCCGAATACTATAGATATCAATATTCATCCTACTAAAACTGAAATTAAGTTTGATGATGAACATGCATTGTATGCTATATTAAGAGCTTCTATCAAGCATAGTTTGGGTCAGTTTAATGTAGCTCCGGTTTTGGATTTCGATAGGGATTCTAATTTGGATACTCCATATAGTTATAAAGATATCGAAGGGGAAACACCTACAATACAAGTAGACGGTAGTTTCAATCCTTTTTCTGACGATAAAATTAACAAACATTATTCTGGATCAACTGGTTCTTCCGGTTCTGGTTATAGAAAGCCAGAGCCAGCTGCTAGTTGGGAAAGTCTTTATACAGGATTAAAACAGGATACTGGATTTGTTTCTGGTAGTTCTGATTTTTCATTCGAAAGTGAAGAAGTAACAGGTTCTTTATTTAATGATGAAGAAGTAGAGCAAACTGTAAATAATGCCTATCAGATTCATAAAAAATACATCGTTTCTCCTATAAAATCAGGAATGGTAATTGTGGATCAACAGCGCGCTCATCAGCGTGTTTTATATGAGCAGTTTTTGTCTAATATGACTGTTCATCAGGCTTCAAGCCAACAATTATTGTTTCCATTGGATTTGTTTTATTCTACTGTAGAATTAGAATTGATTGAAGAATTAAAGCTTTCCTTAATTAATACTGGATTTGTATTCGAAGATACCAGTAACGATCACGTTGTGATTTCAGGAATTCCTGTAAACGTAACCGAAAGTGAAGTGTCTATGGTTCTGGAACAACTACTGAGTGATTTACAAGACGGAATTCCAGACAGTAGTTTTAGTCAAAATGACTCTATTGCTAAATCAATGGCTAAAAGTTTAGCTGTAAAAACAGGAACTAGTTTAACTATTAAAGAACAAGAAAATTTGGTAAACGGTCTTTTCGCCTGTAAAGATCCCAATGTTTCCCCTTTTCAAAAACCCACTTTCATCACTATGCGTGTGGAAGATATAGATAAAAAATTTGCATTATGAGAAACGTAACCGAAACGGTAAAACAATTAATAATTGTTAATATATTATTTTTTATTGGAACCTTAGCTGTTGGAGATGTTGCTTACAAAATGCTAGCCATGTATTTTCCTGAGAACAATTCTTTTCAATATTGGCAGCCTATTAGTCATATGTTTATGCATGGAGGGTTTATGCATATATTTTTCAATATGTTTGCTTTGTATTCTTTTGGTTCTGCATTAGAACAAGTTTGGGGAAGTAAAAAGTTCTTGTTTTTTTACATTTCTTGTGGTTTAGGTGCTGCTTTAGTACATACGGGTATTAATTACTATTCATTTAATGAGGCTGTTAATACGCTTATGGCAAATGGATTTACAAAAGCTGAAATACTGCAAACATTAAACGATGGCAAGGTCAATACTATATGGGAAACTCTGATGCCAGCTTCTGAATATCAGGAATTCATAAGTACTTTTTTAGGTACGGTCGTAGGTGCTTCAGGCGCTATATATGGAGTTATTGTTGCTTTTGCGTTTATGTTTCCTGACGCTGAATTAGCTTTGATGTTTATTCCTGTGCCTATAAAAGCAAAGTATTTTGTTCCTGGTTTAGTTTTAGTAGATTTGTATTTAGGAATCTCCGGACAATCAATTTTTGGAGGAGGAGGGATAGCTCATTTTGCTCACGTAGGTGGTGCTTTGTTTGGTTTTCTTATTATGTGGTATTGGAAGAAAAATCAGTTTAATAAAAATCGTTGGGATTAAATATAATCGACTTATTTACTTAATACAACTAAAGGTTAAATGTTAACGGGGGCGAATTCCCCTCTTGAGAGGGGTTAGGGGTGTGTTATTGTTTAAAATCTAAATATTTCATTTTGTTAAGCTACTCTAAAGTATTCACTGTCATTAAAAACCATAAAAAAGGGTTAAGTTTATTAGATTTAATATTGGTTTTTAAGTAAGTTATTCGAAAATTTAAATACCAGATATAATCCGAAATATTAATTTATTGGCCAATAAAAAAAATAAAACAATGGGAATTATAGAAGACTTGAAAATGCAGTATAAAATAGGTGGAATAACTCAGCGGTTAATCTATTGGAATGTTGCCTGCTTCTTGGTTTCATTGGTTTTTTTCTATCAATTTAGTTTAGGGTCATTTAATTTCCCTGGATGGTTAGCCCTTTCTACGGAACCTTCTAATTTCATTATAAAGCCTTGGACTTTTTTAACCTATGCTTTTTTTCATAACGGTTTTTTTCATCTTCTATTCAATATGGTGATTTTGAATTTCGCCAGTTCGTTGTTTTTGACATTTTTTACTCAGAAGCAATATTTGGGATTGTATATTCTTAGTGCTGTTTTTGCAGGATTTGCTTTTGTTTTGAGTTACTTTCTTCTCAATATTAACGCTTCGATTGTGGGGGCTTCTGCAGCTATTATGGCTATCTTAGTGGCTGTGACAACCTATCAGCCCCTTATGCAAATACGCATGATGCTTATAGGTACTATTAAGTTGTGGCATATTACTGCAGTGATTTTAATATTAGACTTAATGCAGTTTAAATTAGATAATACAGGTGGTCATATCTCACATCTTTCGGGAGCCTTTTTTGGTTTTCTTTTTGTAAAATTACTTCAAAATGGAATCGATTTAAGTAAAGTAGTATCTAGTGTTATTTCTTTTTTTACGGGCTTATTCAAAAAATCGGCTTCGACTCCTTTCAAAAAAGTGCATAAAAATTATAGTGGTCCGGTTGAAAAAACAAATTCTAAAATTGTAACTAAAAGTAGATCTCAGCAACAAATAGATGAGATATTAGATAAAATAAGTCAGTCAGGTTATGATAGTTTGACAAAAGAAGAGAAAGAGTTTTTGTTTAAGGCTGGAAAATAATTCCCTTTTTCTACAATTTAAAGTTTTAGTAAGCGTTATCTTATACCCATAGTAATTAACCGAATAAACAATAATATGAAAAACCTTTCGTGGTTCAATAAAGGAATGTTTATTTTGAACATACTTCTTACCGTTATCACATTTGTTGCTTATACGTTACCTTTTTTGGCTCCTAAATCATTTCCTTTTTTATCAGTGCTTACCCTTTTTATGCCTTTGTTCTTTATTTTGAATGGGTTGTTTTTTGTGTATTGGGCTTTTCAATTTAAGAAAAGAATGATATTATCAGGCTTAGTGCTATTAATGGGGATTACTTTTATAAACAAGTTCTACAAATTTTCTGCTAAAGTATATCCGGAAGACCCTAAAGACTTCATTGTAATGAGTTATAATGTACGCCTGTTTAATTTATTCAAGTGGATTGACAATGATGAAGTGCCTCAAGAAATTTTGTCTTTTATTAATGATAAAAACCCTGATATATTGTGTATTCAGGAATACTCTACATCCGCTAATATAGATTTAAAAATATACCGTCATAAGTATATTTCTATGGAGGGAGATAAGATTAAAACAGGCCAAGCTATTTTTTCTAAATTCCCTATAATAGACCAGGGAAATATTGTTTTTCCAAACTCTAATAACAACGTTGTTTTTGCTGATATTAAAAAAGGAAAAGATATTATACGAGTGTATAATATGCACCTACAGTCTATAAAAATATCACCGGATGTAAATGAAATTTCCGAAAATATTGATGTAATCGATAAAGGGAAATCCCAAATGATGCTATATAGAATAAGCAAGGCTTTTAAGCAACAACAGCAACAAGCCGAAATTTTCAAGGCTCATAAAAAAGAATGTGTATACCCTATAATAATATGTGGTGATATGAATAACAGTGCTTTTTCCTATGTCTATCGAAATATTAAAGGGAAGCTAAAAGATTGTTTTGAAGAAGCCGGTGAAGGTTTTGGGCAAACGTATAAATTCAGGTATTATCCTGCCAGAATTGATTATATTTTTGCAGACGAAAAGATGAAAGTCAAATCGTTTGAGAGTTTTCCCGAATTCGAAAATTCAGATCATTACCCAATAATGACTAAACTGGCTTTTGATTAAATAAAGTTATATAGGAAGTACTTGATTTTTTAAATAATCTATTGCAAATCTTCCTTCATTGAATATCAAATCAAGAACACTAAGATTGCTGATAAAACCGTGTTTGTCATCAAAAACTTGGGTGTAGTTTTCGAATACCGACTGGTCTTTTTTGCCATTTACTAAATGTCTCAAATCAGTAATTGAACCTGAATTTATCTCGTGAAAATATTCTGATGTTTTTTCATATTCGAATTTCATTCTTAAAAATTTAGACACGATTTCAAAAGCATCAAAATTTAAATCCATCAGAAATTTGTGTTTCTTATCATAGACCTTTTGAATGTCATCTTCAAAGAATTCAAAAAATGGTGAGTTTCTATACGCTGCTTCAAGTGATTTGAAATGTTGTTTCTGCCAGTCCATATCAGTTTCGATTTGGATATCTTTCGTTTTTTGATGCCCGTCTTTAGTATGCTTAACTGGAATGTTCAATAACTGTATCCCATTAGGACTGTATATATAAGTACGGTTGCGATTCGTTTGTTTCTGGAAGTTGTCTTCCATCTCAAAAGTTATCTTTTCTGCCTGCGCTATAGCAACAAAATGGCTTATTGATGGGAAGTAGGTGGGGTGTAATAAAATATTCATCCTTTAATTTGTTTAAAGTTTAAAGTTTAAGGTTGTTGTAACTTTAAACCTTAAACTTTAAACATTTTAATTTAAACTTTATTCTCTTTTCTTTTTTTCCAGAAAAATTCACCTATAAAAAAGGCTGCTAATGCAATTAAGAAATATTTGAAATAGGATACAGGTTGGCCTTCACCGCTTACCGTTGTGAAAACTCTGTTCCATCTAATTTTTGTTAACCATTTACCATTAGTATCCCAACTCATCCATATAAAGACAGGCTTTCCTACGATGTGATTTTCCGGTACATAACCCCAATAACGACTATCTTCTGAATTGTGACGGTTGTCTCCCATCATCCAATAATAATTTTGTTTGAATGTGTAATCCTTAACGACTTTGCCATTTAATCTTATTTCGCTTCCAGTTACTTTAAGGTCGTTCTTTTCACCGTCATCATTCATTTCATATTCAGTGATGATTCTTTTGTAGAAAGGCAATGTTTCAATTGTAAGAGCTACAGTTTTTCCTGCTTGAGGAATATAAACAGGGCCAAAGTTATCAGCATTCCATTTATTGATATGAGGGAATATTCTATTGTCATCCCCTTTCTCAATTTCTCTGGTTACTGATAGGATTCCAGGTACATTTTTTAGTCTTTCAGCTCCTGCAGCGGTTAATGCTCTAAAAAACAAAGTGTCTCTTACTTCATTATCTTTAAAACCAGCTCCATCTGTTATGTCCATATCTTTTAAAAGATATTCAAAGTCTATTGGAGTTTTTCCGTCTAATGCAACTGCATAAGAAAACTGAGGTTTAGCTCTTTCAGGCAACTCTAATATTTTCCCGTCGATATAGACTATTCCGTTTTTGATGGATAAGCTGTCTCCAGGAACTCCAACACATCTTTTTACGTAATTAGATTTTTTATCGATTGGTTTGTAAGCGTGTCTTTTTGAAGTGTCAAAAAACATATAAACGGTATCTACCGGCCAGTTAAAAACAACAATATCAGTTCTCTTTATAGCTTCTATTGCAGGTAATCTAAGATAAGGTAATTGCGGAAGGTTAAAATATGATTTTCTTTTCGTCAATGGGATTGAATCGTGTACCATTGGTAAAGCAACCGTAGTCATAGGGACTCTTGCCCCGTAATTTACTTTACTTACAAACAAGAAATCACCTATTAGTAAAGACTTCTCTAAAGAGGATGTTGGTATTGTGTAGGGTTGAACAAAATAAGTATGTACTAGTGTAGCAACAATTACAGCAAAAAGTAATGAGCTTACAGTATCAGCAGCTTTATTTGTAGCGTTTAAATTTCTGTTTGATTCGTAATTTAATCCCTTTGAATAATTTACATAATAGATGTAAAGTCCAAAAGTTGCTATTCCTAAAAAGGTATCTAAATTAGATTTTTTACCAAAACTTCTCAGTGTTTCAACCCAAATAACTGGAAACATTATTAAGTTAATGATAGGTATGAAAAGTAATAAGGTCCACCAAGTAGGGCGGCCTATGATTTTCATCAATACAATGGCGTTATAAACAGGAATAGCTGCTTGCCAACGTTTTCTTCCGGCAGTTTCATATAACTTCCAAGTTCCTAAGTAATGAACTATTTGAATAAATAGAAAAAATATAAACCATTGATATACTGTCATAATTTTTTGTTTAAAATTTAAAGTTTAAGGTTGTTCGTTTTGGAACTTTAAACCTTAAACTTGAAAAAGAGTTTATTTTAAATTTAACACATCTTTCATTGTGAAAATTCCTTGTTTGCCATTAATCCATTCGGCTGCAATTACGGCACCAAGTGCAAATCCTTCTCGATTATGAGCAGTGTGTTTTATTTCTATGGAGTCTACTATTGAGTTGTAATTCACAGTATGTGTTCCTGGAATATTTTCTATTCTTTTGGCTTCAATGTGAATTTGATTCTCTTCGGCAGTTTCTAATGTCCAGTTTGTGTAAGTACTGTTTTCGATAATACCTTTAGCCAGAGAAATAGCAGTTCCACTAGGAGCATCCAGTTTTTGTGTATGATGAATTTCTTCCATATCAACGCTGTAGCTGTCTAGTTTAGACATCATTTTGGCCAAATATTCATTTAGTTCAAAGAAAATGTTTACACCTAGACTAAAGTTTGAACTTGAAATTAATGCTCCTTTTTTTTCATTACAAAGGGTTTCAATTTCATTATAATGTTCGAGCCAGCCTGTAGTGCCGGAAATCACGGGAACATTTGCCTCAAAACAATTGGATATATTGCTTACGGCAGCTGTTGGTATGCTGAAATCGATAGCGACATCTGCATTTGAAAGACCTTCAAAGCTGTTATGAGAGCCTTTTTTCAAGACGATATCATGACCTCTTTCAAGGGCGATACGTTCAATTACTTGCCCCATTCTTCCGTAACCTAAAAGCGCAATTTTCATTCTTTTATTTTTTATTTCTTGAATAGTGTAAGATTCCTGCGAATAATAATCCCATTAAAATTCCAGCGATGAATCCAGAAAAGAAATCATTCATTCTGATGCTATCAAGCCCTTTAATGTCTGAATAGTTTATTAAAGTAATTAATAATAATACTGTAGTAATAATAAAAAAATATTTTTTCCCTATTTTATTGATTAATGACATAATGAGCGTTCTAATTGTTTATTAAAATCTAAAAATTATAATTAAAAGTTAGTCCTACATTTGTCTTTAATGTTACATCATTAGGGTAAATAAAGGGATTTACTGATAATTTTTCATTTACATTAAACTGGATTAATGCTGCGTCAACATTAGCATCAATTATATTCAATGCGTAAAAGCCCAATGTTATTAAGGCTGATAAATCTCGATTTCGTTGGTAGAATTTTTGACCAGCTATCAAACGACTGTTATCTAGATAAGCAAAATCATCATCAGTAAATCCTTCTAGCCTACGTTTATAAGCATCTCTGTACTGATTGTATTTTTTATTGTTGTCAATATAAAAGTATAGACTGGTTCCCATTGCAGCGTATACAATAGGGATTTTCCAATATTTCTTGTTGTATGCCTGCCCTAAACCTGGCAATATAGCCGAATAAAAAGCTGCCTTTGCAGGAGTTAATGGATCTATGTCGATTGACTTTAGCGTGTCTTTAGCTACTAGCGTAGCTTCGGTTTTTCTCTGGGCAAAAACCGTTACATTTCCTATGATGAAAAGAAATAGAACTATGGAAACAATTTTGTTCACTATCCCTTTATTAATTCAATTATTCTATTAAAATCCTCTTCTGATTGAAAAGGAATGGTAATTTTTCCTTTACCATTAGCGGCTACTTTAACATCAACTTTACTTCCAAAATAAGTATTGAAAACCTTTTTTTGAGTTTCTTCTATTTCAAATGAAGAAGTTTTTGGTTGAGTTGCAGGTTTTGGTTTTAAGCTTTCATGGTAATTTTTAACTAAAGCCTCAGTATCACGAACAGAAAGATTCTGGCTAACGATTTTTTGGTAGATGTCCGTTTGAATATCTTGGTCTTCTATATTGATTATAGCACGACCATGACCCATACTGATAAAGCCATCACGAATACCCGTTTGAATAATCGGGTCTAGTTTTAAAAGCCTTAAATAATTAGCAATGGTAGAACGTTTTTTTCCAACTCTATCACTTACTTGTTCTTGTGTCAGTTGGATTTCGTCCATCAATCTTTGATAAGAAAGAGCAATCTCTATCGGATCTAAATCATGACGTTGAATGTTTTCAACTAAAGCCATTACTAATGACTCATTGTCATTTGCAATACGGATATAAGCTGGAACAGTTGTTAGTCCAACTAATGTCGAAGCACGTAAACGACGCTCCCCTGAAATCAGTTGATATTTATTGTAATCTAGTTTACGAACTGTAATGGGTTGAATTACGCCTAATTCTTTAATGGAAATGGCTAATTCTTTTAATGACTCTTCGTTGAAATTACTTCTGGGCTGAAATGGATTGATTTCAATAGCATCAATTTCAAGCTCAATTATGTTTCCAACAACTTTGTCGGCATTTTTATCGCTTACAGATTTTATATCGTTTTCAGGATCTTTCAGTAAAGCAGATAATCCTCTTCCTAATGCTTGTTTTTTTATTGCTTTTGCCATAAAATTATTTGCTGTTTTTCTTTATAACTTCCTGGGCTAAATTCAGGTAATTTATAGCTCCTTTGCTAGTAGCGTCA includes the following:
- the ribH gene encoding 6,7-dimethyl-8-ribityllumazine synthase, with the protein product MATVNKNLSVYDKSSLPKAKDFRFGVVVAEWNETITEGLYTGALEAFLDNEVPVDHIIRWNVPGSFELIYGCKKMLQTQNVDAVIAIGCVIQGETKHFDFVCEGVAQGIKDLNVQTDIPVIFCVLTDNTMQQSLDRSGGIHGNKGTEAAIAAIKMAFIRQQASLTHQYKKPALLSSGQLQIEDLPLKLEE
- the mutL gene encoding DNA mismatch repair endonuclease MutL translates to MSSIIQLLPDHVANQIAAGEVVQRPASVVKELMENAVDARATDIKLIIKDAGKSLVQVIDNGLGMSVTDARLCFERHATSKIRLAEDLFSLHTKGFRGEALASIAAIAHVEMKTKQDQEELGTHLIIEGSKFVSQEVAVLPKGTSFAVKNLFFNIPARRNFLKSDTVEYRHIVDEFQRIALAHPNIHFTFYHNGSDMFNLPPSTLRQRIVNVFSGKTNEKLVPVQEDTEIVTVQGFVSKPEFAKKNRGEQFFFVNDRFIKSGYLHHAVMAAYDGILKDGTQPSYFLYLSVPPNTIDINIHPTKTEIKFDDEHALYAILRASIKHSLGQFNVAPVLDFDRDSNLDTPYSYKDIEGETPTIQVDGSFNPFSDDKINKHYSGSTGSSGSGYRKPEPAASWESLYTGLKQDTGFVSGSSDFSFESEEVTGSLFNDEEVEQTVNNAYQIHKKYIVSPIKSGMVIVDQQRAHQRVLYEQFLSNMTVHQASSQQLLFPLDLFYSTVELELIEELKLSLINTGFVFEDTSNDHVVISGIPVNVTESEVSMVLEQLLSDLQDGIPDSSFSQNDSIAKSMAKSLAVKTGTSLTIKEQENLVNGLFACKDPNVSPFQKPTFITMRVEDIDKKFAL
- a CDS encoding rhomboid family intramembrane serine protease codes for the protein MRNVTETVKQLIIVNILFFIGTLAVGDVAYKMLAMYFPENNSFQYWQPISHMFMHGGFMHIFFNMFALYSFGSALEQVWGSKKFLFFYISCGLGAALVHTGINYYSFNEAVNTLMANGFTKAEILQTLNDGKVNTIWETLMPASEYQEFISTFLGTVVGASGAIYGVIVAFAFMFPDAELALMFIPVPIKAKYFVPGLVLVDLYLGISGQSIFGGGGIAHFAHVGGALFGFLIMWYWKKNQFNKNRWD
- a CDS encoding rhomboid family intramembrane serine protease; this translates as MGIIEDLKMQYKIGGITQRLIYWNVACFLVSLVFFYQFSLGSFNFPGWLALSTEPSNFIIKPWTFLTYAFFHNGFFHLLFNMVILNFASSLFLTFFTQKQYLGLYILSAVFAGFAFVLSYFLLNINASIVGASAAIMAILVAVTTYQPLMQIRMMLIGTIKLWHITAVILILDLMQFKLDNTGGHISHLSGAFFGFLFVKLLQNGIDLSKVVSSVISFFTGLFKKSASTPFKKVHKNYSGPVEKTNSKIVTKSRSQQQIDEILDKISQSGYDSLTKEEKEFLFKAGK
- a CDS encoding endonuclease/exonuclease/phosphatase family protein; translation: MKNLSWFNKGMFILNILLTVITFVAYTLPFLAPKSFPFLSVLTLFMPLFFILNGLFFVYWAFQFKKRMILSGLVLLMGITFINKFYKFSAKVYPEDPKDFIVMSYNVRLFNLFKWIDNDEVPQEILSFINDKNPDILCIQEYSTSANIDLKIYRHKYISMEGDKIKTGQAIFSKFPIIDQGNIVFPNSNNNVVFADIKKGKDIIRVYNMHLQSIKISPDVNEISENIDVIDKGKSQMMLYRISKAFKQQQQQAEIFKAHKKECVYPIIICGDMNNSAFSYVYRNIKGKLKDCFEEAGEGFGQTYKFRYYPARIDYIFADEKMKVKSFESFPEFENSDHYPIMTKLAFD
- a CDS encoding WbqC family protein gives rise to the protein MNILLHPTYFPSISHFVAIAQAEKITFEMEDNFQKQTNRNRTYIYSPNGIQLLNIPVKHTKDGHQKTKDIQIETDMDWQKQHFKSLEAAYRNSPFFEFFEDDIQKVYDKKHKFLMDLNFDAFEIVSKFLRMKFEYEKTSEYFHEINSGSITDLRHLVNGKKDQSVFENYTQVFDDKHGFISNLSVLDLIFNEGRFAIDYLKNQVLPI
- the lepB gene encoding signal peptidase I, with translation MTVYQWFIFFLFIQIVHYLGTWKLYETAGRKRWQAAIPVYNAIVLMKIIGRPTWWTLLLFIPIINLIMFPVIWVETLRSFGKKSNLDTFLGIATFGLYIYYVNYSKGLNYESNRNLNATNKAADTVSSLLFAVIVATLVHTYFVQPYTIPTSSLEKSLLIGDFLFVSKVNYGARVPMTTVALPMVHDSIPLTKRKSYFNLPQLPYLRLPAIEAIKRTDIVVFNWPVDTVYMFFDTSKRHAYKPIDKKSNYVKRCVGVPGDSLSIKNGIVYIDGKILELPERAKPQFSYAVALDGKTPIDFEYLLKDMDITDGAGFKDNEVRDTLFFRALTAAGAERLKNVPGILSVTREIEKGDDNRIFPHINKWNADNFGPVYIPQAGKTVALTIETLPFYKRIITEYEMNDDGEKNDLKVTGSEIRLNGKVVKDYTFKQNYYWMMGDNRHNSEDSRYWGYVPENHIVGKPVFIWMSWDTNGKWLTKIRWNRVFTTVSGEGQPVSYFKYFLIALAAFFIGEFFWKKRKENKV
- the dapB gene encoding 4-hydroxy-tetrahydrodipicolinate reductase; the protein is MKIALLGYGRMGQVIERIALERGHDIVLKKGSHNSFEGLSNADVAIDFSIPTAAVSNISNCFEANVPVISGTTGWLEHYNEIETLCNEKKGALISSSNFSLGVNIFFELNEYLAKMMSKLDSYSVDMEEIHHTQKLDAPSGTAISLAKGIIENSTYTNWTLETAEENQIHIEAKRIENIPGTHTVNYNSIVDSIEIKHTAHNREGFALGAVIAAEWINGKQGIFTMKDVLNLK
- a CDS encoding DUF5683 domain-containing protein, which encodes MNKIVSIVLFLFIIGNVTVFAQRKTEATLVAKDTLKSIDIDPLTPAKAAFYSAILPGLGQAYNKKYWKIPIVYAAMGTSLYFYIDNNKKYNQYRDAYKRRLEGFTDDDFAYLDNSRLIAGQKFYQRNRDLSALITLGFYALNIIDANVDAALIQFNVNEKLSVNPFIYPNDVTLKTNVGLTFNYNF
- a CDS encoding ParB/RepB/Spo0J family partition protein is translated as MAKAIKKQALGRGLSALLKDPENDIKSVSDKNADKVVGNIIELEIDAIEINPFQPRSNFNEESLKELAISIKELGVIQPITVRKLDYNKYQLISGERRLRASTLVGLTTVPAYIRIANDNESLVMALVENIQRHDLDPIEIALSYQRLMDEIQLTQEQVSDRVGKKRSTIANYLRLLKLDPIIQTGIRDGFISMGHGRAIINIEDQDIQTDIYQKIVSQNLSVRDTEALVKNYHESLKPKPATQPKTSSFEIEETQKKVFNTYFGSKVDVKVAANGKGKITIPFQSEEDFNRIIELIKG